A section of the Maylandia zebra isolate NMK-2024a linkage group LG8, Mzebra_GT3a, whole genome shotgun sequence genome encodes:
- the ndufaf8 gene encoding NADH dehydrogenase [ubiquinone] 1 alpha subcomplex assembly factor 8 gives MSGSNVWSRTREKMRLFPELFAQCANEAAVYGKCVAATTTGTQELRKDLCAKEFEALKICFTNAAKKRAR, from the exons ATGTCTGGGTCAAATGTCTGGAGTCGCACTAGGGAGAAAATGAGACTTTTCCCGGAACTTTTTGCACAGTGTGCGAACGAG GCAGCAGTGTATGGAAAGTGTGTAGCTGCTACCACAACAGGCACACAGGAGCTGAGGAAGGATCTGTGTGCCAAAGAGTTTGAAGCACTGAAGATCTGCTTTACCAATGCA GCCAAAAAAAGAGCCAGATGA
- the tepsin gene encoding AP-4 complex accessory subunit Tepsin isoform X2, with translation MATFMERLAFLQKVPTLMKATADDENPCPGYLFQEIGKISHESSGCGQCLLEYLLERLQVESCHVKLKVLKIFVHLCGHGSNHFLTELRRNSTFIQQASVYSGPPDPIHGTALYEKVRNTAQEVARLLFTDVIPSKNSITSTNLAPPTMGMGSATSHRSGMQGFGYSPRKQGTGSDSLLDKIQKAAEVVASAVLPPTEHQGIRLHDNHYRAVVAPSAPIEVAVPACAYNLPACRPKVTKWCPGQVGGGWEETDSGNSSSHNSSQDIAANSRASVGSKSAGTGSQSGASRESSGDLSDRVEALQLGDCGQEMALINKLTEGSKVFLSREESQHFIKECSILNCEVVVELLSCKLQDPSYTIKMRALCAVASLMTSDLLSLEQMFGATQHRLRQLSEGPPGPVANKATKILRQFEALMGGSLHATRQDAVNSHQATVNQLHTSSSNLLPTHLFDSFKLQQPDTSSAGVTQPPKHPSPPPSQDLAQSHELAEDQVQPVRTGEVRLHAEDSETVQDKSTLASCEPQSKPHPQSRLSLFSGMELVTKGKPQCNSETSHEEVEDKIGDRIKEMDAVHKSDCSVNSSITSKTSEDVPSVCSSSASNCSQSVSAFSFLNF, from the exons ATGGCAACATTTATGGAACGATTAGCCTTTCTTCAGAAA GTGCCCACCCTGATGAAGGCTACAGCAGATGATGAAAACCCCTGTCCTGGCTACCTTTTCCAGGAGATTGGAA AAATCTCCCATGAGTCTTCAGGTTGTGGTCAGTGTTTGTTGGAATACCTCCTGGAGAGGCTACAAGTGGAGTCCTGTCATGTCAAACTGAAG GTGCTGAAGATTTTTGTCCACCTCTGTGGTCATGGGTCCAACCATTTCCTCACAGAACTCAGAAGGAACTCCACCTTCATCCAGCAAGCATCCG TTTACAGCGGCCCTCCTGATCCCATCCATGGCACAGCATTATATGAGAAAGTGAGGAATACAGCACAG GAAGTGGCCCGCTTACTTTTCACAGATGTCATTCCCTCCAAAAACAGTATCACTTCAACTAACCTTGCCCCCCCTACAATGG GTATGGGATCGGCCACTTCCCACAGATCAGGAATGCAGGGTTTTGGATACAGTCCAAGAAAGCAGGGGACAG GCAGCGACTCACTTCTGGATAAGATTCAGAAAGCAGCTGAGGTGGTGGCGAGCGCTGTCCTTCCCCCTACTGAGCATCAGGGGATCCGTCTCCATGACAACCATTACCGGGCCGTGGTGGCGCCTTCTGCACCCATAGAGGTGGCCGTGCCAGCGTGTGCCTATAATCTGCCTGCTTGTAGACCGAAAG TGACTAAGTGGTGTCCGGGGCAGGTAGGAGGTGGCTGGGAAGAGACGGACAGTGGCAACAGCTCCTCTCACAACTCCTCTCAGGACATCGCTGCCAATAGCAGGGCGTCGGTGGGCAGCAAGTCAGCTGGCACAGGAAGCCAATCAGGGGCCAGCAGAGAGAGCAGTGGGGACCTATCAGATCG GGTGGAGGCCTTGCAGCTAGGGGATTGTGGTCAGGAGATGGCACTCATCAATAAACTGACTGAAGGCTCCAAAGTTTTCCTTTCCAGAGAGGAGAGCCAACACTTCATCAAAGA GTGCTCCATTCTTAACTGTGAGGTTGTGGTGGAGTTGCTGTCTTGCAAGCTTCAAGATCCTTCCTACACCATTAAGATG CGGGCGCTGTGTGCTGTCGCATCCctgatgacctctgacctcctctCTCTGGAACAAATGTTTGGAGCCACACAGCACAGACTTCGCCAGCTGAGCGAGGGCCCTCCAGGACCGGTGGCAAATAAAGCCACCAAG ATCTTGCGACAGTTTGAGGCTTTGATGGGCGGATCTCTGCATGCTACCAGGCAGGATGCAGTGAACAGCCATCAGGCCACAGTGAATCAGCTTCACACCTCTAGCAGCAATTTACTGCCAACACACTTGTTTGACAGTTTCAAACTTCAACAGCCGGACACTTCATCTGCAGGTGTCACTCAACCACCAAAGCACCCATCTCCCCCTCCTAGTCAGGATCTGGCTCAGAGCCACGAATTAGCAGAAGATCAGGTCCAACCAGTAAGGACAGGCGAGGTGAGACTGCATGCTGAAGATTCCGAGACTGTTCAAGATAAAAGCACCCTTGCTTCATGTGAACCTCAGAGTAAGCCACACCCCCAGAGCAGACTGTCTCTGTTCAGTGGCATGGAGCTGGTGACCAAAGGAAAGCCGCAGTGTAACAGTGAAACATCACATGAAGAGGTGGAGGACAAAATAGGCGACAGGATAAAGGAGATGGACGCTGTGCATAAGTCCGATTGTTCAGTGAACTCATCTATCACCAGTAAAACCAGTGAGGATGTTCCCTCAGTTTGCAGTTCCTCTGCATCTAATTGCAGCCAGTCAGTATCAGCTTTCTCCTTTCTCAACTTTTGA
- the tepsin gene encoding AP-4 complex accessory subunit Tepsin isoform X1 — translation MATFMERLAFLQKVPTLMKATADDENPCPGYLFQEIGKISHESSGCGQCLLEYLLERLQVESCHVKLKVLKIFVHLCGHGSNHFLTELRRNSTFIQQASVYSGPPDPIHGTALYEKVRNTAQEVARLLFTDVIPSKNSITSTNLAPPTMGMGSATSHRSGMQGFGYSPRKQGTAGSDSLLDKIQKAAEVVASAVLPPTEHQGIRLHDNHYRAVVAPSAPIEVAVPACAYNLPACRPKVTKWCPGQVGGGWEETDSGNSSSHNSSQDIAANSRASVGSKSAGTGSQSGASRESSGDLSDRVEALQLGDCGQEMALINKLTEGSKVFLSREESQHFIKECSILNCEVVVELLSCKLQDPSYTIKMRALCAVASLMTSDLLSLEQMFGATQHRLRQLSEGPPGPVANKATKILRQFEALMGGSLHATRQDAVNSHQATVNQLHTSSSNLLPTHLFDSFKLQQPDTSSAGVTQPPKHPSPPPSQDLAQSHELAEDQVQPVRTGEVRLHAEDSETVQDKSTLASCEPQSKPHPQSRLSLFSGMELVTKGKPQCNSETSHEEVEDKIGDRIKEMDAVHKSDCSVNSSITSKTSEDVPSVCSSSASNCSQSVSAFSFLNF, via the exons ATGGCAACATTTATGGAACGATTAGCCTTTCTTCAGAAA GTGCCCACCCTGATGAAGGCTACAGCAGATGATGAAAACCCCTGTCCTGGCTACCTTTTCCAGGAGATTGGAA AAATCTCCCATGAGTCTTCAGGTTGTGGTCAGTGTTTGTTGGAATACCTCCTGGAGAGGCTACAAGTGGAGTCCTGTCATGTCAAACTGAAG GTGCTGAAGATTTTTGTCCACCTCTGTGGTCATGGGTCCAACCATTTCCTCACAGAACTCAGAAGGAACTCCACCTTCATCCAGCAAGCATCCG TTTACAGCGGCCCTCCTGATCCCATCCATGGCACAGCATTATATGAGAAAGTGAGGAATACAGCACAG GAAGTGGCCCGCTTACTTTTCACAGATGTCATTCCCTCCAAAAACAGTATCACTTCAACTAACCTTGCCCCCCCTACAATGG GTATGGGATCGGCCACTTCCCACAGATCAGGAATGCAGGGTTTTGGATACAGTCCAAGAAAGCAGGGGACAG CAGGCAGCGACTCACTTCTGGATAAGATTCAGAAAGCAGCTGAGGTGGTGGCGAGCGCTGTCCTTCCCCCTACTGAGCATCAGGGGATCCGTCTCCATGACAACCATTACCGGGCCGTGGTGGCGCCTTCTGCACCCATAGAGGTGGCCGTGCCAGCGTGTGCCTATAATCTGCCTGCTTGTAGACCGAAAG TGACTAAGTGGTGTCCGGGGCAGGTAGGAGGTGGCTGGGAAGAGACGGACAGTGGCAACAGCTCCTCTCACAACTCCTCTCAGGACATCGCTGCCAATAGCAGGGCGTCGGTGGGCAGCAAGTCAGCTGGCACAGGAAGCCAATCAGGGGCCAGCAGAGAGAGCAGTGGGGACCTATCAGATCG GGTGGAGGCCTTGCAGCTAGGGGATTGTGGTCAGGAGATGGCACTCATCAATAAACTGACTGAAGGCTCCAAAGTTTTCCTTTCCAGAGAGGAGAGCCAACACTTCATCAAAGA GTGCTCCATTCTTAACTGTGAGGTTGTGGTGGAGTTGCTGTCTTGCAAGCTTCAAGATCCTTCCTACACCATTAAGATG CGGGCGCTGTGTGCTGTCGCATCCctgatgacctctgacctcctctCTCTGGAACAAATGTTTGGAGCCACACAGCACAGACTTCGCCAGCTGAGCGAGGGCCCTCCAGGACCGGTGGCAAATAAAGCCACCAAG ATCTTGCGACAGTTTGAGGCTTTGATGGGCGGATCTCTGCATGCTACCAGGCAGGATGCAGTGAACAGCCATCAGGCCACAGTGAATCAGCTTCACACCTCTAGCAGCAATTTACTGCCAACACACTTGTTTGACAGTTTCAAACTTCAACAGCCGGACACTTCATCTGCAGGTGTCACTCAACCACCAAAGCACCCATCTCCCCCTCCTAGTCAGGATCTGGCTCAGAGCCACGAATTAGCAGAAGATCAGGTCCAACCAGTAAGGACAGGCGAGGTGAGACTGCATGCTGAAGATTCCGAGACTGTTCAAGATAAAAGCACCCTTGCTTCATGTGAACCTCAGAGTAAGCCACACCCCCAGAGCAGACTGTCTCTGTTCAGTGGCATGGAGCTGGTGACCAAAGGAAAGCCGCAGTGTAACAGTGAAACATCACATGAAGAGGTGGAGGACAAAATAGGCGACAGGATAAAGGAGATGGACGCTGTGCATAAGTCCGATTGTTCAGTGAACTCATCTATCACCAGTAAAACCAGTGAGGATGTTCCCTCAGTTTGCAGTTCCTCTGCATCTAATTGCAGCCAGTCAGTATCAGCTTTCTCCTTTCTCAACTTTTGA
- the tepsin gene encoding AP-4 complex accessory subunit Tepsin isoform X3, with the protein MKATADDENPCPGYLFQEIGKISHESSGCGQCLLEYLLERLQVESCHVKLKVLKIFVHLCGHGSNHFLTELRRNSTFIQQASVYSGPPDPIHGTALYEKVRNTAQEVARLLFTDVIPSKNSITSTNLAPPTMGMGSATSHRSGMQGFGYSPRKQGTAGSDSLLDKIQKAAEVVASAVLPPTEHQGIRLHDNHYRAVVAPSAPIEVAVPACAYNLPACRPKVTKWCPGQVGGGWEETDSGNSSSHNSSQDIAANSRASVGSKSAGTGSQSGASRESSGDLSDRVEALQLGDCGQEMALINKLTEGSKVFLSREESQHFIKECSILNCEVVVELLSCKLQDPSYTIKMRALCAVASLMTSDLLSLEQMFGATQHRLRQLSEGPPGPVANKATKILRQFEALMGGSLHATRQDAVNSHQATVNQLHTSSSNLLPTHLFDSFKLQQPDTSSAGVTQPPKHPSPPPSQDLAQSHELAEDQVQPVRTGEVRLHAEDSETVQDKSTLASCEPQSKPHPQSRLSLFSGMELVTKGKPQCNSETSHEEVEDKIGDRIKEMDAVHKSDCSVNSSITSKTSEDVPSVCSSSASNCSQSVSAFSFLNF; encoded by the exons ATGAAGGCTACAGCAGATGATGAAAACCCCTGTCCTGGCTACCTTTTCCAGGAGATTGGAA AAATCTCCCATGAGTCTTCAGGTTGTGGTCAGTGTTTGTTGGAATACCTCCTGGAGAGGCTACAAGTGGAGTCCTGTCATGTCAAACTGAAG GTGCTGAAGATTTTTGTCCACCTCTGTGGTCATGGGTCCAACCATTTCCTCACAGAACTCAGAAGGAACTCCACCTTCATCCAGCAAGCATCCG TTTACAGCGGCCCTCCTGATCCCATCCATGGCACAGCATTATATGAGAAAGTGAGGAATACAGCACAG GAAGTGGCCCGCTTACTTTTCACAGATGTCATTCCCTCCAAAAACAGTATCACTTCAACTAACCTTGCCCCCCCTACAATGG GTATGGGATCGGCCACTTCCCACAGATCAGGAATGCAGGGTTTTGGATACAGTCCAAGAAAGCAGGGGACAG CAGGCAGCGACTCACTTCTGGATAAGATTCAGAAAGCAGCTGAGGTGGTGGCGAGCGCTGTCCTTCCCCCTACTGAGCATCAGGGGATCCGTCTCCATGACAACCATTACCGGGCCGTGGTGGCGCCTTCTGCACCCATAGAGGTGGCCGTGCCAGCGTGTGCCTATAATCTGCCTGCTTGTAGACCGAAAG TGACTAAGTGGTGTCCGGGGCAGGTAGGAGGTGGCTGGGAAGAGACGGACAGTGGCAACAGCTCCTCTCACAACTCCTCTCAGGACATCGCTGCCAATAGCAGGGCGTCGGTGGGCAGCAAGTCAGCTGGCACAGGAAGCCAATCAGGGGCCAGCAGAGAGAGCAGTGGGGACCTATCAGATCG GGTGGAGGCCTTGCAGCTAGGGGATTGTGGTCAGGAGATGGCACTCATCAATAAACTGACTGAAGGCTCCAAAGTTTTCCTTTCCAGAGAGGAGAGCCAACACTTCATCAAAGA GTGCTCCATTCTTAACTGTGAGGTTGTGGTGGAGTTGCTGTCTTGCAAGCTTCAAGATCCTTCCTACACCATTAAGATG CGGGCGCTGTGTGCTGTCGCATCCctgatgacctctgacctcctctCTCTGGAACAAATGTTTGGAGCCACACAGCACAGACTTCGCCAGCTGAGCGAGGGCCCTCCAGGACCGGTGGCAAATAAAGCCACCAAG ATCTTGCGACAGTTTGAGGCTTTGATGGGCGGATCTCTGCATGCTACCAGGCAGGATGCAGTGAACAGCCATCAGGCCACAGTGAATCAGCTTCACACCTCTAGCAGCAATTTACTGCCAACACACTTGTTTGACAGTTTCAAACTTCAACAGCCGGACACTTCATCTGCAGGTGTCACTCAACCACCAAAGCACCCATCTCCCCCTCCTAGTCAGGATCTGGCTCAGAGCCACGAATTAGCAGAAGATCAGGTCCAACCAGTAAGGACAGGCGAGGTGAGACTGCATGCTGAAGATTCCGAGACTGTTCAAGATAAAAGCACCCTTGCTTCATGTGAACCTCAGAGTAAGCCACACCCCCAGAGCAGACTGTCTCTGTTCAGTGGCATGGAGCTGGTGACCAAAGGAAAGCCGCAGTGTAACAGTGAAACATCACATGAAGAGGTGGAGGACAAAATAGGCGACAGGATAAAGGAGATGGACGCTGTGCATAAGTCCGATTGTTCAGTGAACTCATCTATCACCAGTAAAACCAGTGAGGATGTTCCCTCAGTTTGCAGTTCCTCTGCATCTAATTGCAGCCAGTCAGTATCAGCTTTCTCCTTTCTCAACTTTTGA
- the si:dkey-21c1.1 gene encoding protein VCF1, translated as MLTDSRKRHHSCDSEEDQQLRPQAKRSGGGPSLLVSDLDSESSSSDSSNGISSPERAIVATTRPCIHSQNSCRTQDPVSPKPEVSASSLPHGFHGDGRSVSYDYINRVLREAHFSSLQTRGRPGST; from the exons ATGCTGACTGACAGCAG GAAAAGGCACCATAGCTGCGACAGCGAGGAAGACCAACAGCTGAGGCCTCAGGCCAAGAGGTCAGGAGGGGGTCCCTCGTTGCTTGTATCAGATTTGGACTCAGAG TCTTCCAGCAGTGACAGCAGCAATGGGATCAGCAGTCCAGAGAGAGCAATAGTGGCCACCACCAGACCATGCATACACAGCCAAAACAGCTGCAGGACCCAGGACCCCGTCAGCCCAAAGCCCGAAGTCTCTGCCAGCTCCTTGCCGCACGGTTTCCATGGTGACGGAAGAAGTGTCTCATATGACTACATCAACAGAGTCCTGAGGGAGGCGCACTTCAGCAGTCTGCAGACCAGAGGACGACCAGGGTCGACATGA
- the amz2 gene encoding archaemetzincin-2 isoform X2, with translation MKVIQYTPEKLHTALVSNSQYLTKVYSSFGEVAAQTDQYMEWLRDYCQAFFYGLSVKLLPAVAVSETKCSFRVNSNSYNLQILTGDLLQFLKKRKPKDAFCIVGITMIDLYPKDSWNFVFGQASLTEGMGVFSFARYDDNFYKRSYAGRLKKHLQPRQKDYSVFDGYYTPPITSSLLLRSCKTMTHEIGHMFGISHCQWLSCVMQGSNHLDESDRRPLDFCPICLRKLQFAIGFNIAERYKALLHWMDEDQTQTSVKASASHTTPHFTKPTEAFNASKLWVCRCLEILEKDQ, from the exons ATGAAGGTGATCCAGTACACTCCAGAGAAACTCCATACAGCTTTGGTCTCCAATTCTCAGTATTTAACTAAGGTTTATA GTTCTTTTGGAGAAGTTGCTGCCCAGACAGACCAGTATATGGAGTGGCTGCGAGATTACTGCCAAGCCTTCTTCTACGGGCTTTCTGTGAAGTTGCTTCCAGCAGTTGCAGTGTCTGAAACAAAGTGCTCTTTCAGGGTCAACAGTAACTCTTACAACCTTCAAATCCTTACTG GCGATCTGCTACAATTTCTGAAGAAGAGGAAACCAAAAGATGCTTTTTGTATTGTTGGAATCACAATGATTGACCTCTACCCCAAAGATTCATGGAACTTTGTCTTTGGACAAGCTTCTCTGACAGAGG GAATGGGCGTTTTCAGTTTTGCCAGATATGATGACAACTTCTATAAGAGAAGTTATGCTGGAAGGCTGAAGAAGCATCTTCAGCCAAGGCAGAAGGATTATTCTGTGTTTGACGGCTATTACACTCCACCGATCACTAGCTCTCTGCTGCTTCGATCCTGCAAG ACAATGACTCACGAGATCGGCCACATGTTTGGAATCTCACATTGCCAGTGGTTGAGCTGTGTCATGCAAGGCTCCAACCACCTCGATGAGTCTGATCGAAGGCCCTTGGACTTTTGTCCCATCTGCCTTCGCAAACTGCAGTTCGCAATCGGCTTCAATATAGCTGAAAGATACAAG GCCTTACTTCACTGGATGGACGAGGATCAGACTCAAACATCAGTGAAGGCATCAGCCAGTCATACCACACCTCACTTTACAAAACCCACCGAAGCCTTTAATGCATCCAAACTTTGGGTCTGCAGGTGTTTGGAAATACTGGAAAAGGATCAATAA
- the amz2 gene encoding archaemetzincin-2 isoform X1, whose product MKVIQYTPEKLHTALVSNSQYLTKVYSKYTKEEKRLLEEGFHAGQPGSLFQLLTVHSDSDWILAHPEEPEDFEAFYRKPYRKTPNESQSTIYIQTIGSFGEVAAQTDQYMEWLRDYCQAFFYGLSVKLLPAVAVSETKCSFRVNSNSYNLQILTGDLLQFLKKRKPKDAFCIVGITMIDLYPKDSWNFVFGQASLTEGMGVFSFARYDDNFYKRSYAGRLKKHLQPRQKDYSVFDGYYTPPITSSLLLRSCKTMTHEIGHMFGISHCQWLSCVMQGSNHLDESDRRPLDFCPICLRKLQFAIGFNIAERYKALLHWMDEDQTQTSVKASASHTTPHFTKPTEAFNASKLWVCRCLEILEKDQ is encoded by the exons ATGAAGGTGATCCAGTACACTCCAGAGAAACTCCATACAGCTTTGGTCTCCAATTCTCAGTATTTAACTAAGGTTTATAGTAAgtacacaaaagaagaaaagcgCCTTCTGGAGGAAGGATTCCACGCTGGGCAGCCGGGTTCCCTTTTCCAACTCCTCACCGTGCACTCTGACTCTGACTGGATCCTCGCTCACCCCGAGGAGCCCGAAGACTTTGAGGCCTTTTACAGAAAGCCTTATCGCAAGACCCCAAATGAAAGCCAGAGTACTATTTATATTCAAACCATAG GTTCTTTTGGAGAAGTTGCTGCCCAGACAGACCAGTATATGGAGTGGCTGCGAGATTACTGCCAAGCCTTCTTCTACGGGCTTTCTGTGAAGTTGCTTCCAGCAGTTGCAGTGTCTGAAACAAAGTGCTCTTTCAGGGTCAACAGTAACTCTTACAACCTTCAAATCCTTACTG GCGATCTGCTACAATTTCTGAAGAAGAGGAAACCAAAAGATGCTTTTTGTATTGTTGGAATCACAATGATTGACCTCTACCCCAAAGATTCATGGAACTTTGTCTTTGGACAAGCTTCTCTGACAGAGG GAATGGGCGTTTTCAGTTTTGCCAGATATGATGACAACTTCTATAAGAGAAGTTATGCTGGAAGGCTGAAGAAGCATCTTCAGCCAAGGCAGAAGGATTATTCTGTGTTTGACGGCTATTACACTCCACCGATCACTAGCTCTCTGCTGCTTCGATCCTGCAAG ACAATGACTCACGAGATCGGCCACATGTTTGGAATCTCACATTGCCAGTGGTTGAGCTGTGTCATGCAAGGCTCCAACCACCTCGATGAGTCTGATCGAAGGCCCTTGGACTTTTGTCCCATCTGCCTTCGCAAACTGCAGTTCGCAATCGGCTTCAATATAGCTGAAAGATACAAG GCCTTACTTCACTGGATGGACGAGGATCAGACTCAAACATCAGTGAAGGCATCAGCCAGTCATACCACACCTCACTTTACAAAACCCACCGAAGCCTTTAATGCATCCAAACTTTGGGTCTGCAGGTGTTTGGAAATACTGGAAAAGGATCAATAA
- the LOC101466279 gene encoding monocarboxylate transporter 7, which yields MGLSGFLGPNVYSEVPDGGWGWVVAVAFFLVEVFTYGTIKSFGIFLQNLIDEFGETNSRVSWIVSISVFVMAFNAPFASMMTNRFGFQLVVMTGGLLITSGTIATIFTSSINQIYITYGLVAGMGYCLTFLPTVTILSQYFNHRRSLATAVASTGESLSMFALAPAFAALRDHIGWRNTMAVLGALQSVIIICGALLRPIIIKPNETLKPEADTLTLKDLSKHNDCTEGTTSGVSVTNKAFSDQNTFCSLTNELTTGSVSTADSGVQSLSDTDSGKQQETSLPHKEAKVEIEREQLEESKGEIKTSEKEEKTSRDAEKQAMKEELNNAADKKLSENNSKLLDFSILKECSFIFYSLFGLFATLGFFAPQLYIIQLSESRGVEKDHATYMLSTIAVAEILGRFSIGWILTRRQFRKKKLLVLLACVITLTVVLVGFTLVTEFYGLAVCCALYGFFLGTVVCTHIPLLAEDDVVGIERMTSAAGVYVFIQSFAGLAGPPLGGMLVDMTHNYGSAFYSCAAGMALSALFLGLVKPAKRGFSCMRRRRSESNAAHKEESEEQTEEN from the exons ATGGGATTGAGTGGTTTCTTGGGGCCCAATGTGTACTCGGAGGTCCCCGACGGTGGCTGGGGATGGGTGGTGGCTGTGGCATTTTTCTTGGTGGAGGTGTTCACCTATGGCACCATCAAAAGCTTTGGCATCTTCCTCCAGAACTTGATAGATGAGTTTGGAGAGACCAACAGTCGAGTCTCCTGGATTGTTTCCATTAGTGTGTTTGTCATGGCATTCAATG CACCTTTTGCTTCCATGATGACCAACCGCTTTGGCTTTCAACTTGTTGTCATGACTGGAGGACTGCTTATTACTTCTGGCACCATCGCCACCATCTTTACCAGCTCCATAAACCAAATCTACATCACCTACGGATTAGTTGCAG GCATGGGTTACTGTCTGACCTTCCTCCCCACGGTGACCATCCTTTCTCAGTATTTCAACCATCGGCGATCTCTGGCCACTGCTGTCGCTTCTACTGGAGAGTCCCTGTCAATGTTTGCTTTGGCACCAG CCTTTGCAGCATTAAGGGACCATATTGGCTGGAGAAATACCATGGCAGTATTAGGAGCTTTGCAAAGCGTCATCATCATCTGTGGTGCATTGCTTCGGCCGATAATTATTAAACCCAATGAGACGCTGAAACCAGAGGCTGACACCTTAACCTTAAAAGATCTGAGCAAACATAATGACTGTACAGAGGGCACAACTTCAGGGGTCTCTGTGACAAACAAGGCATTCTCTGATCAAAATACCTTCTGCAGTTTGACTAACGAGCTAACTACAGGCTCTGTGAGCACTGCAGACTCTGGTGTTCAGTCTCTAAGTGACACTGACAGCGGCAAGCAACAGGAGACATCTTTACCTCACAAAGAAGCAAAGGTGGAGATTGAACGGGAACAACTGGAAGAAAGCAAGggagaaataaaaacatctgaaaaagaggaaaaaacaagcAGAGATGCAGAAAAACAAGCGATGAAAGAGGAACTAAACAATGCAGCTGACAAAAAGTTATCTGAAAACAATTCCAAACTCTTGGACTTCTCCATCCTCAAAGAGTGCAGCTTCATTTTCTATTCTCTCTTTGGACTGTTTGCCACTCTGGGCTTTTTCGCTCCACAGCTCTACATCATCCAGCTGAGTGAGAGTCGAGGAGTCGAAAAGGACCACGCGACTTACATGCTCTCCACCATAGCCGTGGCTGAAATCTTAGGCCGATTCTCTATTGGATGGATCCTCACACGGAGGCAGTTTAGGAAGAAGAAGCTTTTGGTGCTTTTAGCCTGTGTGATTACACTGACTGTGGTGCTGGTGGGATTTACTTTGGTCACAGAGTTTTACGGCCTAGCTGTGTGCTGTGCTCTCTACGGGTTCTTCCTGGGAACTGTGGTGTGCACCCACATTCCTCTGCTGGCTGAGGATGATGTGGTGGGCATAGAGAGGATGACTTCAGCTGCTGGCGTCTATGTTTTCATCCAGAGCTTTGCTGGGCTGGCAGGACCACCACTTGGAG GCATGCTGGTGGACATGACCCATAACTATGGATCAGCCTTCTACTCTTGTGCAGCTGGCATGGCTCTGAGTGCTTTGTTCCTGGGTTTGGTGAAGCCTGCTAAGAGAGGATTTTCCTGTATGAGGAGAAGACGCTCTGAAAGCAATGCAGCCCACAAGGAGGAGAGTGAAGAGCAAACTGAGGAGAACTAG